In one Silene latifolia isolate original U9 population chromosome 10, ASM4854445v1, whole genome shotgun sequence genomic region, the following are encoded:
- the LOC141607136 gene encoding uncharacterized protein LOC141607136 — protein MKIRGFAAKKLSYAGRLVLVNSVLTSLYSYWTIVFVIPKSVLKRIDGLCRNYLWDGSTEYLRAPMVSWDKVCVPKHEGGLAIRDSHAWNLAAICKLSFWVYSNPTSLWVQWVHHIYMKGVPWTIYTPKADTSWSWKRICKVRDKFAGGFSSAGQWLAAPTYTVTGGYEWIRKPQPVVTWDKIIWNSWCLPKHNFINWLIVREALLLKDKLMQLRISPDSDCCLCCASAETHSHLFLHCPYTRKLTGLLSCKLNIRLPTLNLLTWIQTKPWAQVKKKVLNAWFQALYYAVWHQRNKARLEGRLDHPDCVVQQISSLMHIRSIFWLKCIKKSSDETWIKSIKY, from the coding sequence ATGAAAATTAGAGGGTTTGCTGCTAAAAAGTTATCTTATGCTGGGAGGCTTGTTCTTGTTAACTCAGTCTTGACTTCTCTATACTCTTATTGGactattgtctttgttattcctAAGAGTGTCCTAAAGAGAATTGATGGCCTCTGTAGGAATTACCTTTGGGATGGCTCCACTGAATATCTCAGAGCCCCTATGGTCAGTTGGGACAAAGTGTGTGTGCCAAAACATGAAGGAGGTTTAGCTATTAGAGACAGTCATGCTTGGAATCTTGCAGCCATTTGTAAACTGTCTTTTTGGGTTTATAGTAATCCCACTAGTTTGTGGGTTCAATGGGTACACCACATTTATATGAAAGGAGTACCCTGGACCATTTACACTCCAAAAGCAGATACTTCTTGGAGTTGGAAGAGAATTTGTAAGGTTCGAGATAAGTTTGCAGGAGGGTTTTCTTCTGCTGGTCAGTGGCTAGCTGCACCTACATACACAGTTACCGGTGGCTATGAATGGATCAGGAAACCTCAGCCTGTTGTTACTTGGGATAAGATCATTTGGAACTCCTGGTGCTTACCAAAGCATAACTTCATTAATTGGCTAATTGTTAGGGAGGCATTGTTGTTAAAGGATAAGCTGATGCAACTCAGAATCTCTCCTGATTCTGACTGTTGTCTCTGTTGTGCCTCTGCTGAAACTCACAGTCACTTGTTTTTGCACTGCCCTTACACAAGGAAGCTGACTGGCCTGTTAAGTTGTAAGTTGAATATCAGACTGCCCACTTTGAATTTACTTACCTGGATTCAGACCAAACCCTGGGCACAAGTGAAGAAGAAGGTACTGAATGCTTGGTTTCAAGCCCTATACTATGCTGTATGGCATCAACGGAACAAGGCAAGGCTTGAAGGAAGGCTTGATCACCCAGATTGTGTAGTTCAACAGATTAGTAGCCTTATGCATATTCGATCTATTTTTTGGCTTAAATGTATCAAAAAGAGTAGTGATGAAACATGGATTAAGTCAATTAAATATTGA